Proteins encoded in a region of the Bartonella taylorii genome:
- a CDS encoding YadA-like family protein, giving the protein MKKVYAKLAERKLNFFRPFYKASFVKMLSLSSIVALLSSASPVYSKTVAPKEAFLISAKSSSIVFPQSVISVYDDYNVEASDQENYVTALQGENTLAASAVSDYVNFLTTTFFRKSHDNAIINILTVYNSFARVIGYGSDLGLWGTSSLLEENYPTKFKVETFGDISTRDTGDPDPDRSYQAGDQASAGGKNAIAIGYTAKARDKDNIAIGARAEAKGYSSVAIGSEYTVQDPTEHTSAIDDYTTAVGAIAMSTKFGASSFGHRSYATNKEALSLGFKSVANVETSVALGAESVANISAGVAGYAPLLQGKSTDSEIAWKSTMGAVSVGYVAWKKTRQITAVAAGFEDTDAVNVAQLKSLQGYVNKGWKLSVDDKNATVVSIDDTVDFSAGSNNFTITKGEDDNNVKFDLAKSITVDKIETGNNTLDATGLIITGGPKITTAGIDAGSKKITGVEKGTDANDAVNFSQLKEIKEQVASSGLVAQDAQTKDITIGKEADGDKIDILNNKGKNRVLSGITNGIISDASTEAITGQQLYQLGTSIAGSLGGGASFSGGTWTAPKFKVKTVKADGEEGEETVYDDVASALAGVGNSFKDIKNEITNVVTKVEGDSLSWSKEANAFVAKHGAEDAKTSSKIMFLANGDVSKGSTDAINGSQLYSLGDTFATYLGGGAKYENGEWTAPKFKVKTVKADGKEGEETVYNDVASALAGVGNSFTNIKNEITNVVTKVEGDSLSWSKEYGAFVARHEHKQSTEETGKAVRIQENSKIMFLANGVVSKDSTDAINGSQLYSLGDTFAKYFGGGASFSGGTWTAPEFKIKTVNADGAGSEETVYNDVASALAGVGNSFTNIKNEITNVVSKVEGDSLSWSKEANAFVARHEHEQSTEETGKAVRAQENSKITFLAKGDVSSTSTDAVNGTQLFETNDKVATYLGGGSKYEEGKWTAPIFKVKTVKDDGSDVEDKEYKTVAEALAGVGTSITNVKKEISNEITNVVSDNLVKQDEASKIIKIGAEKDGTEITIVSNEGANRTLSGIKEAIKNNEAVNKGQLDESLKKLSTSLQSDESAVVHYDKKEGDETDYTNVTFGKGKDSTPVGLHNVADGKIAENSHDVVTGGQINKIGGDIAKFLGGEVSFKDGALTQPTYKLSQIAKDGVVTENSFNDVGAAFGGLDTNIKNVNQRIKEVSENVAQDSLSWSKEDDAFVAKHGAEKIASKIKFVAGGDLSENSTDAVNGGQLFETNERVSAVESQVSSIDKQVKDIESTVTNGVVKYDQDGEGHKVNKVTLVGVNESDPVLIDNVGDGKIESGSKEAVNGGQLHDYTEQQMKIVLDDAKKYTDDKVDSAINNAADEAKSYTDMKFGTLSYAVQDIRKEARQAAAIGLAVANLSYDDTPGKLSVTFGSGVWRNQSAFALGAGYMSENGRVRSNLSVTSAGGHWGVGAGFRVTLN; this is encoded by the coding sequence ATGAAAAAAGTATATGCCAAATTAGCGGAGAGAAAATTGAATTTTTTTCGTCCCTTTTACAAGGCGTCTTTTGTAAAGATGCTTTCCTTATCCTCAATAGTTGCACTTTTATCGAGTGCTTCTCCAGTGTATTCAAAAACAGTTGCTCCAAAAGAAGCATTTCTCATAAGTGCGAAAAGTTCTTCTATAGTTTTTCCGCAAAGTGTTATCTCTGTCTATGATGACTATAATGTCGAGGCCAGTGATCAGGAGAACTATGTAACAGCACTACAAGGGGAGAACACACTAGCAGCGAGCGCTGTTAGTGACTATGTCAATTTTCTAACCACGACCTTTTTTAGGAAAAGTCATGATAATGCTATCATAAATATTTTGACAGTATACAACAGTTTTGCGCGAGTTATTGGTTATGGTAGTGATTTAGGACTATGGGGCACGTCTAGTTTATTAGAGGAGAATTATCCAACGAAATTTAAAGTAGAAACGTTTGGGGATATAAGCACAAGAGATACAGGTGACCCTGATCCGGACCGTTCCTATCAGGCTGGTGATCAGGCGTCTGCAGGCGGTAAAAATGCTATTGCGATAGGTTACACTGCAAAGGCAAGAGATAAAGATAATATTGCCATAGGTGCGCGTGCTGAAGCTAAAGGTTATAGCAGTGTTGCAATAGGTTCTGAATATACTGTTCAAGACCCAACAGAACATACAAGTGCGATAGATGACTACACAACAGCAGTGGGAGCTATTGCTATGTCCACTAAATTTGGAGCATCTTCTTTTGGGCATCGTTCATATGCTACGAATAAAGAAGCTCTTTCCCTGGGGTTCAAGTCAGTAGCAAATGTTGAGACAAGTGTTGCTTTAGGTGCTGAATCTGTAGCTAATATTTCTGCTGGTGTTGCTGGATATGCTCCTCTCTTACAGGGGAAATCAACTGATTCAGAAATTGCATGGAAAAGTACCATGGGTGCTGTTAGTGTGGGTTATGTTGCTTGGAAAAAAACCCGACAAATTACAGCCGTTGCAGCCGGTTTTGAAGATACTGACGCAGTGAATGTTGCACAGTTAAAGTCGTTACAAGGCTACGTGAATAAAGGCTGGAAGCTGTCTGTTGATGATAAAAATGCTACAGTTGTTAGCATAGATGATACGGTAGATTTTTCAGCTGGAAGTAATAATTTCACGATTACAAAAGGCGAAGACGACAATAATGTGAAATTTGATTTAGCTAAGTCCATTACAGTCGATAAAATAGAAACAGGAAACAACACTTTAGACGCAACAGGTCTGATAATTACTGGTGGTCCAAAAATAACAACTGCTGGTATAGATGCTGGTAGTAAAAAGATTACAGGAGTGGAAAAGGGCACTGATGCGAATGATGCAGTTAATTTTTCACAGCTGAAGGAGATCAAAGAACAAGTAGCATCCAGCGGCTTAGTTGCGCAAGATGCGCAGACGAAAGACATCACCATTGGTAAAGAAGCAGATGGTGATAAGATAGATATTTTAAACAATAAAGGTAAGAATAGAGTTCTGTCTGGCATAACGAATGGAATCATTTCTGATGCTTCTACTGAAGCAATAACAGGTCAACAATTATATCAGTTGGGCACCAGTATAGCTGGCTCTTTGGGTGGTGGCGCTAGCTTTAGCGGAGGAACTTGGACTGCTCCCAAATTTAAGGTTAAAACTGTCAAGGCTGATGGGGAAGAAGGTGAAGAGACAGTCTACGATGATGTAGCGTCTGCTCTTGCTGGTGTTGGTAATTCTTTCAAGGATATTAAAAATGAGATTACGAATGTTGTGACCAAAGTAGAAGGCGATTCCTTATCGTGGAGCAAGGAAGCCAATGCGTTTGTAGCCAAGCACGGGGCGGAAGATGCGAAGACAAGTAGCAAGATCATGTTTCTTGCGAATGGTGATGTTTCTAAGGGTTCAACGGATGCTATAAATGGTTCCCAGCTTTATTCACTAGGTGATACATTTGCTACCTATTTAGGCGGTGGCGCTAAATATGAGAATGGCGAATGGACTGCTCCAAAATTCAAGGTTAAAACTGTTAAAGCTGATGGAAAAGAAGGTGAAGAAACAGTCTACAATGATGTAGCGTCTGCTCTTGCTGGTGTTGGTAATTCTTTCACGAATATTAAAAATGAGATTACGAATGTTGTAACTAAAGTAGAAGGCGATTCCTTATCGTGGAGTAAGGAATATGGTGCGTTTGTGGCTCGTCATGAACATAAACAGAGCACAGAAGAAACAGGTAAAGCCGTAAGGATACAAGAAAACAGCAAGATCATGTTTCTTGCGAATGGTGTTGTTTCTAAGGATTCAACGGATGCTATAAATGGTTCCCAGCTTTATTCACTAGGTGATACATTTGCGAAGTATTTTGGTGGTGGCGCTAGTTTTAGTGGAGGAACTTGGACCGCTCCAGAATTTAAGATTAAAACTGTTAATGCTGATGGCGCAGGAAGTGAAGAGACAGTATACAATGATGTAGCATCTGCTCTTGCTGGTGTTGGTAATTCTTTCACGAATATTAAAAATGAGATTACGAATGTAGTTAGCAAAGTAGAGGGCGATTCTTTATCGTGGAGCAAGGAAGCCAATGCGTTTGTAGCTCGCCATGAACATGAACAGAGCACAGAGGAAACAGGCAAAGCCGTAAGGGCACAAGAGAACAGTAAGATTACGTTTCTTGCGAAAGGTGATGTTTCATCAACCTCAACGGATGCAGTAAATGGTACCCAGCTTTTTGAGACGAATGATAAGGTTGCTACCTATTTAGGTGGTGGTTCTAAGTATGAGGAGGGCAAATGGACAGCTCCAATTTTCAAGGTTAAAACAGTTAAGGATGATGGAAGTGATGTTGAAGATAAGGAATATAAAACTGTAGCTGAGGCTTTGGCTGGAGTTGGTACTTCTATCACAAATGTTAAAAAAGAGATTAGCAATGAGATTACTAATGTTGTCAGCGATAATCTTGTTAAACAGGATGAAGCGTCAAAGATTATCAAGATTGGTGCGGAGAAAGACGGTACAGAAATTACCATTGTAAGTAATGAAGGTGCTAATCGTACACTTTCTGGTATAAAGGAAGCGATCAAAAATAATGAAGCAGTTAACAAAGGTCAGCTTGATGAGAGTTTGAAGAAGCTTTCTACCAGTCTTCAGTCTGATGAATCAGCTGTTGTGCATTACGATAAAAAGGAAGGGGATGAAACTGATTATACGAATGTCACTTTTGGCAAAGGTAAAGATTCTACACCTGTAGGCTTGCATAATGTTGCAGATGGTAAGATTGCTGAAAATTCACATGATGTGGTTACGGGTGGTCAGATTAATAAAATCGGTGGTGATATTGCTAAATTCTTAGGTGGAGAAGTATCCTTTAAAGATGGAGCCCTTACACAGCCAACGTATAAATTATCGCAAATTGCTAAAGATGGAGTTGTAACAGAGAATTCATTTAACGATGTTGGAGCAGCCTTTGGAGGACTTGATACAAATATTAAGAATGTTAATCAGCGTATTAAGGAAGTATCAGAAAATGTTGCGCAAGATTCGTTATCATGGAGCAAGGAAGATGACGCCTTTGTAGCCAAGCATGGAGCAGAAAAAATAGCCAGCAAAATTAAATTTGTTGCAGGGGGAGATTTATCTGAAAACTCAACCGACGCTGTAAATGGCGGTCAGCTTTTTGAGACGAATGAGAGGGTTAGCGCAGTTGAAAGCCAAGTAAGTAGTATTGATAAGCAAGTAAAAGATATTGAAAGTACAGTTACGAACGGTGTTGTTAAGTATGATCAAGATGGTGAAGGTCATAAGGTTAATAAAGTCACGTTAGTAGGTGTTAATGAAAGTGATCCTGTGTTGATAGATAATGTAGGGGATGGCAAGATTGAGAGCGGTTCGAAAGAAGCTGTCAATGGAGGTCAATTGCATGATTATACCGAACAGCAGATGAAGATAGTTCTTGATGATGCGAAAAAGTATACGGATGATAAGGTCGATAGTGCAATCAATAATGCTGCTGATGAGGCAAAATCCTATACAGATATGAAGTTTGGAACGTTAAGTTATGCGGTTCAGGATATCCGGAAGGAAGCAAGACAAGCCGCAGCTATTGGTTTGGCAGTAGCTAACTTAAGTTATGATGATACACCAGGGAAGTTAAGCGTTACATTTGGTAGTGGTGTATGGCGTAACCAATCTGCATTTGCTCTTGGTGCTGGTTATATGTCTGAAAATGGTCGTGTGCGTTCTAATTTATCTGTCACAAGTGCTGGGGGGCACTGGGGGGTAGGTGCTGGATTTAGGGTAACACTAAATTAA